One genomic segment of Carassius auratus strain Wakin unplaced genomic scaffold, ASM336829v1 scaf_tig00214968, whole genome shotgun sequence includes these proteins:
- the LOC113093338 gene encoding filamin-A-interacting protein 1-like isoform X2, with translation MRSRSSDTEGPEKRPPKPLAKILNTEKEGSKQELMRKKTRAREEKESGEDKAVSGTLKKPCEMQQRRARLMDLSKEDLIRLLGVMEGEVQAREDIIHMLQSERTRPEVLEAHYGSTVPVKPLQALQRDSLMTSGDLIRDDVYEIPMIELDRLEEKHQETYRRMLEQLLLAEKCHRHTVTELDNEKRKHVDFMNKSDEFTNLLEQERERLKTLLEQEKAYQARKDKDHSKRLEKVQEELVKLKSFALMLVDERQLHVEQIDQQIQKVKDLSKKLHEREQQLELINSKAKEDSQRIQRLELDLEHKTSRFSQEHEEMTTNLAKQEFESRQLRLKMASLSRRIEELEEANRTLQKSEEDLQDLRDKISRGDCGNSGLMAELENLRKRVLEMEGKDEEITKTEAQCKELKRRLQDEENHSRELKLEVEKLQKRMVYLEKLEGAFNLSKSICAQLHNNLEKERNLRKSLVCELETVKHHIKELECSESRLENAETGLKDDLTKLKSFTVVLIDERKNMAERIKQEEQKSEETNKRFKAEQCKVMEVTEKLIEESKKLLKLKSEMEMKVSALTKERDDLKSKLVSEEEKRKDLSIKLCQIQSKMDEQEEAEWESSRNRANVDKVGYPDEDNKVKELTMEIERLRNRLKQLEVVEGDLLKTEDEYDMLEKKFRTEQDKANALSQLLEEMKTQITKNKAIEKGELVSQEAELRLRCKKEEAKTRDLQVDVQALKEKIHELMNKEDQLSQLQVNYTVLQQRFMEEEDKKKNMSQEVLQLTKELEATKRYSRALRPSMNGRRIVDVPLTSTAVQTDADMNKHIEDETPAVFIQKSVLEENQIMSNLRQKGLKKPTVLDRYPPAAAEFGTRKSWNPWMKKKEAVTISQGVQSTKEVNGTTSRSSPELIMSQKPGQPLHIKVTPDHQSSTATLEITNPRAEDFFSSTTIIPTLGLQKPRITIVPTSMMPKSKTNEGPAERTKSPVTITAISRAKSPEKGKGSYSEHPASPLSIITVSATPVSQTSISQEPHEMTTGRAVFKLTPEKQTVPTPIRKYNSNIITTEDNKIHIHFGSPGFKKPQDDRSGSVMVWPNGVSSDSKEMQTGTVLRAPRQTSANVGNMIQGKMTSSITITPITSAPSRPTQSVLLLKCFKMISGGVCSLDSSLSSTERTCSHLAPRQHESPCQKRMLCSM, from the exons GCTCGTGAAGACATTATCCACATGCTGCAGTCTGAGAGAACACGACCCGAGGTTCTGGAGGCTCATTACGGATCTACGGTTCCCGTCAAACCTCTTCAAGCTCTGCAGAGAGACAGTCTGATGACCAGCGGAGACTTGATCAGAGATGATGTCTATGAGATCCCGATGATAGAG CTGGACCGTTTGGAGGAGAAGCACCAGGAGACGTACAGACGGATGTTAGAGCAGCTGCTCTTAGCTGAGAAATGCCACCGGCACACCGTCACCGAACTGGACAATGAAAAGCGCAAACACGTCGACTTCATGAACAAAAGCGATGAATTCACCAACCTGctggagcaggagagagagag ACTTAAGACACTGTTGGAGCAAGAGAAGGCATACCAGGCTCGCAAGGACAAGGATCACAGCAAACGTCTTGAGAAAGTTCAGGAGGAGCTGGTAAAGTTGAAATCATTTGCCCTGATGCTGGTGGATGAAAGGCAGCTTCACGTTGAACAGATTGACCAGCAAATACAGAAGGTTAAGGATCTCAGCAAGAAGCTACATGAAAGAGAGCAGCAGTTGGAGCTCATCAACAGCAAAGCTAAAGAAGACAGTCAGAGGATCCAAAGGCTGGAGCTCGACCTAGAACATAAGACCTCCAGATTTTCACAGGAACATGAGGAGATGACCACCAACCTGGCCAAGCAGGAGTTTGAAAGTCGACAGCTGCGTCTAAAGATGGCCAGCCTTTCACGCAGGATTGAGGAGTTGGAGGAGGCCAATCGTACGCTACAGAAGTCTGAGGAGGACCTTCAGGACCTGCGGGACAAAATAAGCAGAGGGGATTGTGGGAACTCAGGCCTCATGGCTGAGCTGGAGAACCTTCGGAAGAGAGTTCTAGAAATGGAGGGCAAGGATGAGGAGATCACGAAAACAGAAGCGCAGTGCAAGGAGCTAAAGAGGAGGCTCCAAGATGAGGAAAATCACAGCCGTGAGTTGAAACTAGAGGTTGAGAAACTGCAAAAGAGGATGGTGTACCTGGAGAAACTGGAAGGAGCTTTCAATTTGAGCAAATCTATATGTGCCCAGCTTCACAACAAcctggagaaagaaagaaacttgaGAAAGAGCTTGGTATGTGAGCTGGAAACAGTTAAACACCATATCAAAGAACTTGAGTGCTCAGAATCAAGGCTGGAAAATGCTGAGACAGGTTTAAAGGATGACTTGACCAAACTAAAGTCATTCACGGTGGTCCTAATAGATGAGAGGAAGAACATGGCAGAACGAATAAAACAGGAAGAGCAGAAAAGTGAGGAGACTAACAAACGGTTTAAAGCTGAACAATGCAAAGTCATGGAGGTCACAGAAAAGCTGATTGAGGAAAGTAAGAAGCTTCTTAAACTAAAGTCCGAAATGGAGATGAAAGTGTCCGCTCTTACCAAGGAAAGAGATGACCTGAAATCTAAACTTGTAAGTGAAGAAGAGAAACGAAAGGATCTCAGTATAAAGCTATGTCAGATACAAAGTAAAATGGATGAGCAAGAGGAAGCTGAGTGGGAATCTTCAAGAAACAGAGCTAATGTAGACAAAGTTGGGTATCCTGATGAGGACAACAAGGTGAAGGAGCTTACTATGGAGATTGAGAGACTAAGGAACCGACTTAAACAGCTTGAGGTTGTGGAGGGCGATTTGTTGAAGACAGAGGATGAGTACGACATGCTTGAGAAGAAGTTCAGAACCGAGCAAGACAAAGCCAATGCCCTTTCCCAACTCCTGGAGGAGATGAAGACGCAGATCACCAAGAACAAGGCCATAGAAAAAGGAGAGTTGGTAAGCCAAGAAGCTGAGCTGAGACTACGCTGCAAGAAGGAAGAGGCCAAAACGAGAGATCTTCAGGTCGATGTCCAAGCTCTAAAGGAGAAGATTCATGAGCTCATGAACAAGGAGGATCAATTATCTCAGCTTCAGGTGAACTACACAGTTCTCCAGCAGCGGTTCATGGAAGAGGaggataaaaagaaaaacatgagtCAAGAAGTTCTCCAACTAACTAAAGAGTTAGAAGCCACGAAGCGTTACAGCCGTGCCCTTAGACCCAGCATGAATGGAAGGAGGATTGTGGACGTTCCTCTCACTTCCACTGCAGTACAGACCGATGCAGACATGAACAAACACATCGAAGACGAGACTCCAGCTGTGTTCATCCAGAAGTCTGTTCTAGAGGAAAATCAGATCATGAGTAATCTGAGGCAGAAAGGTCTCAAGAAGCCGACTGTGTTGGACCGTTACCCGCCGGCGGCTGCAGAGTTTGGGACGAGGAAGTCTTGGAACCCTTGGATGAAGAAGAAAGAAGCGGTTACTATCTCTCAGGGAGTTCAATCAACCAAGGAGGTCAATGGAACAACATCACGCTCATCACCAGAACTGATAATGTCTCAGAAACCCGGTCAGCCCCTTCATATTAAGGTGACTCCAGACCATCAGAGCAGCACTGCCACTTTGGAGATCACCAATCCACGTGCTGAAGACTTTTTCTCCAGTACCACCATCATCCCAACTCTTGGGCTGCAGAAACCACGCATAACAATCGTTCCGACTTCTATGATGCCAAAGTCCAAAACCAATGAAGGGCCAGCTGAACGGACAAAGTCTCCAGTCACTATAACGGCCATCTCCAGAGCTAAATCTCCAGAGAAGGGTAAGGGCTCTTACTCGGAGCATCCTGCTTCTCCTCTGTCCATCATAACCGTAAGCGCAACTCCAGTCTCCCAGACGTCCATCTCCCAAGAGCCCCATGAGATGACCACAGGCAGGGCTGTGTTCAAGTTGACCCCTGAAAAGCAGACGGTCCCAACGCCCATCCGGAAATACAACTCCAATATTATAACCACAGAGGACAACAAGATCCACATCCACTTTGGGTCACCAGGGTTCAAGAAACCTCAGGACGACAGAAGTGGTTCAGTTATGGTTTGGCCTAATGGTGTAAGTTCAGACAGCAAAGAGATGCAAACGGGGACAGTTCTGCGCGCTCCCAGACAGACGTCAGCTAATGTCGGAAACATGATCCAAGGAAAGATGACCAGCAGCATCACAATAACCCCCATCACCTCGGCCCCATCCAGACCTACTCAATCTGTG TTGCTtctgaaatgtttcaaaatgatatCAGGGGGTGTCTGCTCCCTAGATAGCTCTCTTTCAAG CACGGAACGGACGTGCAGTCATCTCGCTCCACGGCAACACGAATCCCCATGTCAAAAG AGAATGTTGTGCTCCATGTGA
- the LOC113093338 gene encoding filamin-A-interacting protein 1-like isoform X4, whose protein sequence is MRSRSSDTEGPEKRPPKPLAKILNTEKEGSKQELMRKKTRAREEKESGEDKAVSGTLKKPCEMQQRRARLMDLSKEDLIRLLGVMEGEVQAREDIIHMLQSERTRPEVLEAHYGSTVPVKPLQALQRDSLMTSGDLIRDDVYEIPMIELDRLEEKHQETYRRMLEQLLLAEKCHRHTVTELDNEKRKHVDFMNKSDEFTNLLEQERERLKTLLEQEKAYQARKDKDHSKRLEKVQEELVKLKSFALMLVDERQLHVEQIDQQIQKVKDLSKKLHEREQQLELINSKAKEDSQRIQRLELDLEHKTSRFSQEHEEMTTNLAKQEFESRQLRLKMASLSRRIEELEEANRTLQKSEEDLQDLRDKISRGDCGNSGLMAELENLRKRVLEMEGKDEEITKTEAQCKELKRRLQDEENHSRELKLEVEKLQKRMVYLEKLEGAFNLSKSICAQLHNNLEKERNLRKSLVCELETVKHHIKELECSESRLENAETGLKDDLTKLKSFTVVLIDERKNMAERIKQEEQKSEETNKRFKAEQCKVMEVTEKLIEESKKLLKLKSEMEMKVSALTKERDDLKSKLVSEEEKRKDLSIKLCQIQSKMDEQEEAEWESSRNRANVDKVGYPDEDNKVKELTMEIERLRNRLKQLEVVEGDLLKTEDEYDMLEKKFRTEQDKANALSQLLEEMKTQITKNKAIEKGELVSQEAELRLRCKKEEAKTRDLQVDVQALKEKIHELMNKEDQLSQLQVNYTVLQQRFMEEEDKKKNMSQEVLQLTKELEATKRYSRALRPSMNGRRIVDVPLTSTAVQTDADMNKHIEDETPAVFIQKSVLEENQIMSNLRQKGLKKPTVLDRYPPAAAEFGTRKSWNPWMKKKEAVTISQGVQSTKEVNGTTSRSSPELIMSQKPGQPLHIKVTPDHQSSTATLEITNPRAEDFFSSTTIIPTLGLQKPRITIVPTSMMPKSKTNEGPAERTKSPVTITAISRAKSPEKGKGSYSEHPASPLSIITVSATPVSQTSISQEPHEMTTGRAVFKLTPEKQTVPTPIRKYNSNIITTEDNKIHIHFGSPGFKKPQDDRSGSVMVWPNGVSSDSKEMQTGTVLRAPRQTSANVGNMIQGKMTSSITITPITSAPSRPTQSVHGTDVQSSRSTATRIPMSKENVVLHVNREPR, encoded by the exons GCTCGTGAAGACATTATCCACATGCTGCAGTCTGAGAGAACACGACCCGAGGTTCTGGAGGCTCATTACGGATCTACGGTTCCCGTCAAACCTCTTCAAGCTCTGCAGAGAGACAGTCTGATGACCAGCGGAGACTTGATCAGAGATGATGTCTATGAGATCCCGATGATAGAG CTGGACCGTTTGGAGGAGAAGCACCAGGAGACGTACAGACGGATGTTAGAGCAGCTGCTCTTAGCTGAGAAATGCCACCGGCACACCGTCACCGAACTGGACAATGAAAAGCGCAAACACGTCGACTTCATGAACAAAAGCGATGAATTCACCAACCTGctggagcaggagagagagag ACTTAAGACACTGTTGGAGCAAGAGAAGGCATACCAGGCTCGCAAGGACAAGGATCACAGCAAACGTCTTGAGAAAGTTCAGGAGGAGCTGGTAAAGTTGAAATCATTTGCCCTGATGCTGGTGGATGAAAGGCAGCTTCACGTTGAACAGATTGACCAGCAAATACAGAAGGTTAAGGATCTCAGCAAGAAGCTACATGAAAGAGAGCAGCAGTTGGAGCTCATCAACAGCAAAGCTAAAGAAGACAGTCAGAGGATCCAAAGGCTGGAGCTCGACCTAGAACATAAGACCTCCAGATTTTCACAGGAACATGAGGAGATGACCACCAACCTGGCCAAGCAGGAGTTTGAAAGTCGACAGCTGCGTCTAAAGATGGCCAGCCTTTCACGCAGGATTGAGGAGTTGGAGGAGGCCAATCGTACGCTACAGAAGTCTGAGGAGGACCTTCAGGACCTGCGGGACAAAATAAGCAGAGGGGATTGTGGGAACTCAGGCCTCATGGCTGAGCTGGAGAACCTTCGGAAGAGAGTTCTAGAAATGGAGGGCAAGGATGAGGAGATCACGAAAACAGAAGCGCAGTGCAAGGAGCTAAAGAGGAGGCTCCAAGATGAGGAAAATCACAGCCGTGAGTTGAAACTAGAGGTTGAGAAACTGCAAAAGAGGATGGTGTACCTGGAGAAACTGGAAGGAGCTTTCAATTTGAGCAAATCTATATGTGCCCAGCTTCACAACAAcctggagaaagaaagaaacttgaGAAAGAGCTTGGTATGTGAGCTGGAAACAGTTAAACACCATATCAAAGAACTTGAGTGCTCAGAATCAAGGCTGGAAAATGCTGAGACAGGTTTAAAGGATGACTTGACCAAACTAAAGTCATTCACGGTGGTCCTAATAGATGAGAGGAAGAACATGGCAGAACGAATAAAACAGGAAGAGCAGAAAAGTGAGGAGACTAACAAACGGTTTAAAGCTGAACAATGCAAAGTCATGGAGGTCACAGAAAAGCTGATTGAGGAAAGTAAGAAGCTTCTTAAACTAAAGTCCGAAATGGAGATGAAAGTGTCCGCTCTTACCAAGGAAAGAGATGACCTGAAATCTAAACTTGTAAGTGAAGAAGAGAAACGAAAGGATCTCAGTATAAAGCTATGTCAGATACAAAGTAAAATGGATGAGCAAGAGGAAGCTGAGTGGGAATCTTCAAGAAACAGAGCTAATGTAGACAAAGTTGGGTATCCTGATGAGGACAACAAGGTGAAGGAGCTTACTATGGAGATTGAGAGACTAAGGAACCGACTTAAACAGCTTGAGGTTGTGGAGGGCGATTTGTTGAAGACAGAGGATGAGTACGACATGCTTGAGAAGAAGTTCAGAACCGAGCAAGACAAAGCCAATGCCCTTTCCCAACTCCTGGAGGAGATGAAGACGCAGATCACCAAGAACAAGGCCATAGAAAAAGGAGAGTTGGTAAGCCAAGAAGCTGAGCTGAGACTACGCTGCAAGAAGGAAGAGGCCAAAACGAGAGATCTTCAGGTCGATGTCCAAGCTCTAAAGGAGAAGATTCATGAGCTCATGAACAAGGAGGATCAATTATCTCAGCTTCAGGTGAACTACACAGTTCTCCAGCAGCGGTTCATGGAAGAGGaggataaaaagaaaaacatgagtCAAGAAGTTCTCCAACTAACTAAAGAGTTAGAAGCCACGAAGCGTTACAGCCGTGCCCTTAGACCCAGCATGAATGGAAGGAGGATTGTGGACGTTCCTCTCACTTCCACTGCAGTACAGACCGATGCAGACATGAACAAACACATCGAAGACGAGACTCCAGCTGTGTTCATCCAGAAGTCTGTTCTAGAGGAAAATCAGATCATGAGTAATCTGAGGCAGAAAGGTCTCAAGAAGCCGACTGTGTTGGACCGTTACCCGCCGGCGGCTGCAGAGTTTGGGACGAGGAAGTCTTGGAACCCTTGGATGAAGAAGAAAGAAGCGGTTACTATCTCTCAGGGAGTTCAATCAACCAAGGAGGTCAATGGAACAACATCACGCTCATCACCAGAACTGATAATGTCTCAGAAACCCGGTCAGCCCCTTCATATTAAGGTGACTCCAGACCATCAGAGCAGCACTGCCACTTTGGAGATCACCAATCCACGTGCTGAAGACTTTTTCTCCAGTACCACCATCATCCCAACTCTTGGGCTGCAGAAACCACGCATAACAATCGTTCCGACTTCTATGATGCCAAAGTCCAAAACCAATGAAGGGCCAGCTGAACGGACAAAGTCTCCAGTCACTATAACGGCCATCTCCAGAGCTAAATCTCCAGAGAAGGGTAAGGGCTCTTACTCGGAGCATCCTGCTTCTCCTCTGTCCATCATAACCGTAAGCGCAACTCCAGTCTCCCAGACGTCCATCTCCCAAGAGCCCCATGAGATGACCACAGGCAGGGCTGTGTTCAAGTTGACCCCTGAAAAGCAGACGGTCCCAACGCCCATCCGGAAATACAACTCCAATATTATAACCACAGAGGACAACAAGATCCACATCCACTTTGGGTCACCAGGGTTCAAGAAACCTCAGGACGACAGAAGTGGTTCAGTTATGGTTTGGCCTAATGGTGTAAGTTCAGACAGCAAAGAGATGCAAACGGGGACAGTTCTGCGCGCTCCCAGACAGACGTCAGCTAATGTCGGAAACATGATCCAAGGAAAGATGACCAGCAGCATCACAATAACCCCCATCACCTCGGCCCCATCCAGACCTACTCAATCTGTG CACGGAACGGACGTGCAGTCATCTCGCTCCACGGCAACACGAATCCCCATGTCAAAAG AGAATGTTGTGCTCCATGTGAATCGAGAGCCACGCTGA
- the LOC113093338 gene encoding filamin-A-interacting protein 1-like isoform X1: MRSRSSDTEGPEKRPPKPLAKILNTEKEGSKQELMRKKTRAREEKESGEDKAVSGTLKKPCEMQQRRARLMDLSKEDLIRLLGVMEGEVQAREDIIHMLQSERTRPEVLEAHYGSTVPVKPLQALQRDSLMTSGDLIRDDVYEIPMIELDRLEEKHQETYRRMLEQLLLAEKCHRHTVTELDNEKRKHVDFMNKSDEFTNLLEQERERLKTLLEQEKAYQARKDKDHSKRLEKVQEELVKLKSFALMLVDERQLHVEQIDQQIQKVKDLSKKLHEREQQLELINSKAKEDSQRIQRLELDLEHKTSRFSQEHEEMTTNLAKQEFESRQLRLKMASLSRRIEELEEANRTLQKSEEDLQDLRDKISRGDCGNSGLMAELENLRKRVLEMEGKDEEITKTEAQCKELKRRLQDEENHSRELKLEVEKLQKRMVYLEKLEGAFNLSKSICAQLHNNLEKERNLRKSLVCELETVKHHIKELECSESRLENAETGLKDDLTKLKSFTVVLIDERKNMAERIKQEEQKSEETNKRFKAEQCKVMEVTEKLIEESKKLLKLKSEMEMKVSALTKERDDLKSKLVSEEEKRKDLSIKLCQIQSKMDEQEEAEWESSRNRANVDKVGYPDEDNKVKELTMEIERLRNRLKQLEVVEGDLLKTEDEYDMLEKKFRTEQDKANALSQLLEEMKTQITKNKAIEKGELVSQEAELRLRCKKEEAKTRDLQVDVQALKEKIHELMNKEDQLSQLQVNYTVLQQRFMEEEDKKKNMSQEVLQLTKELEATKRYSRALRPSMNGRRIVDVPLTSTAVQTDADMNKHIEDETPAVFIQKSVLEENQIMSNLRQKGLKKPTVLDRYPPAAAEFGTRKSWNPWMKKKEAVTISQGVQSTKEVNGTTSRSSPELIMSQKPGQPLHIKVTPDHQSSTATLEITNPRAEDFFSSTTIIPTLGLQKPRITIVPTSMMPKSKTNEGPAERTKSPVTITAISRAKSPEKGKGSYSEHPASPLSIITVSATPVSQTSISQEPHEMTTGRAVFKLTPEKQTVPTPIRKYNSNIITTEDNKIHIHFGSPGFKKPQDDRSGSVMVWPNGVSSDSKEMQTGTVLRAPRQTSANVGNMIQGKMTSSITITPITSAPSRPTQSVHGTDVQSSRSTATRIPMSKGMKTGKAVLSTTTHTESQSMRIELRKTAVCSSAAGAGGNS; encoded by the exons GCTCGTGAAGACATTATCCACATGCTGCAGTCTGAGAGAACACGACCCGAGGTTCTGGAGGCTCATTACGGATCTACGGTTCCCGTCAAACCTCTTCAAGCTCTGCAGAGAGACAGTCTGATGACCAGCGGAGACTTGATCAGAGATGATGTCTATGAGATCCCGATGATAGAG CTGGACCGTTTGGAGGAGAAGCACCAGGAGACGTACAGACGGATGTTAGAGCAGCTGCTCTTAGCTGAGAAATGCCACCGGCACACCGTCACCGAACTGGACAATGAAAAGCGCAAACACGTCGACTTCATGAACAAAAGCGATGAATTCACCAACCTGctggagcaggagagagagag ACTTAAGACACTGTTGGAGCAAGAGAAGGCATACCAGGCTCGCAAGGACAAGGATCACAGCAAACGTCTTGAGAAAGTTCAGGAGGAGCTGGTAAAGTTGAAATCATTTGCCCTGATGCTGGTGGATGAAAGGCAGCTTCACGTTGAACAGATTGACCAGCAAATACAGAAGGTTAAGGATCTCAGCAAGAAGCTACATGAAAGAGAGCAGCAGTTGGAGCTCATCAACAGCAAAGCTAAAGAAGACAGTCAGAGGATCCAAAGGCTGGAGCTCGACCTAGAACATAAGACCTCCAGATTTTCACAGGAACATGAGGAGATGACCACCAACCTGGCCAAGCAGGAGTTTGAAAGTCGACAGCTGCGTCTAAAGATGGCCAGCCTTTCACGCAGGATTGAGGAGTTGGAGGAGGCCAATCGTACGCTACAGAAGTCTGAGGAGGACCTTCAGGACCTGCGGGACAAAATAAGCAGAGGGGATTGTGGGAACTCAGGCCTCATGGCTGAGCTGGAGAACCTTCGGAAGAGAGTTCTAGAAATGGAGGGCAAGGATGAGGAGATCACGAAAACAGAAGCGCAGTGCAAGGAGCTAAAGAGGAGGCTCCAAGATGAGGAAAATCACAGCCGTGAGTTGAAACTAGAGGTTGAGAAACTGCAAAAGAGGATGGTGTACCTGGAGAAACTGGAAGGAGCTTTCAATTTGAGCAAATCTATATGTGCCCAGCTTCACAACAAcctggagaaagaaagaaacttgaGAAAGAGCTTGGTATGTGAGCTGGAAACAGTTAAACACCATATCAAAGAACTTGAGTGCTCAGAATCAAGGCTGGAAAATGCTGAGACAGGTTTAAAGGATGACTTGACCAAACTAAAGTCATTCACGGTGGTCCTAATAGATGAGAGGAAGAACATGGCAGAACGAATAAAACAGGAAGAGCAGAAAAGTGAGGAGACTAACAAACGGTTTAAAGCTGAACAATGCAAAGTCATGGAGGTCACAGAAAAGCTGATTGAGGAAAGTAAGAAGCTTCTTAAACTAAAGTCCGAAATGGAGATGAAAGTGTCCGCTCTTACCAAGGAAAGAGATGACCTGAAATCTAAACTTGTAAGTGAAGAAGAGAAACGAAAGGATCTCAGTATAAAGCTATGTCAGATACAAAGTAAAATGGATGAGCAAGAGGAAGCTGAGTGGGAATCTTCAAGAAACAGAGCTAATGTAGACAAAGTTGGGTATCCTGATGAGGACAACAAGGTGAAGGAGCTTACTATGGAGATTGAGAGACTAAGGAACCGACTTAAACAGCTTGAGGTTGTGGAGGGCGATTTGTTGAAGACAGAGGATGAGTACGACATGCTTGAGAAGAAGTTCAGAACCGAGCAAGACAAAGCCAATGCCCTTTCCCAACTCCTGGAGGAGATGAAGACGCAGATCACCAAGAACAAGGCCATAGAAAAAGGAGAGTTGGTAAGCCAAGAAGCTGAGCTGAGACTACGCTGCAAGAAGGAAGAGGCCAAAACGAGAGATCTTCAGGTCGATGTCCAAGCTCTAAAGGAGAAGATTCATGAGCTCATGAACAAGGAGGATCAATTATCTCAGCTTCAGGTGAACTACACAGTTCTCCAGCAGCGGTTCATGGAAGAGGaggataaaaagaaaaacatgagtCAAGAAGTTCTCCAACTAACTAAAGAGTTAGAAGCCACGAAGCGTTACAGCCGTGCCCTTAGACCCAGCATGAATGGAAGGAGGATTGTGGACGTTCCTCTCACTTCCACTGCAGTACAGACCGATGCAGACATGAACAAACACATCGAAGACGAGACTCCAGCTGTGTTCATCCAGAAGTCTGTTCTAGAGGAAAATCAGATCATGAGTAATCTGAGGCAGAAAGGTCTCAAGAAGCCGACTGTGTTGGACCGTTACCCGCCGGCGGCTGCAGAGTTTGGGACGAGGAAGTCTTGGAACCCTTGGATGAAGAAGAAAGAAGCGGTTACTATCTCTCAGGGAGTTCAATCAACCAAGGAGGTCAATGGAACAACATCACGCTCATCACCAGAACTGATAATGTCTCAGAAACCCGGTCAGCCCCTTCATATTAAGGTGACTCCAGACCATCAGAGCAGCACTGCCACTTTGGAGATCACCAATCCACGTGCTGAAGACTTTTTCTCCAGTACCACCATCATCCCAACTCTTGGGCTGCAGAAACCACGCATAACAATCGTTCCGACTTCTATGATGCCAAAGTCCAAAACCAATGAAGGGCCAGCTGAACGGACAAAGTCTCCAGTCACTATAACGGCCATCTCCAGAGCTAAATCTCCAGAGAAGGGTAAGGGCTCTTACTCGGAGCATCCTGCTTCTCCTCTGTCCATCATAACCGTAAGCGCAACTCCAGTCTCCCAGACGTCCATCTCCCAAGAGCCCCATGAGATGACCACAGGCAGGGCTGTGTTCAAGTTGACCCCTGAAAAGCAGACGGTCCCAACGCCCATCCGGAAATACAACTCCAATATTATAACCACAGAGGACAACAAGATCCACATCCACTTTGGGTCACCAGGGTTCAAGAAACCTCAGGACGACAGAAGTGGTTCAGTTATGGTTTGGCCTAATGGTGTAAGTTCAGACAGCAAAGAGATGCAAACGGGGACAGTTCTGCGCGCTCCCAGACAGACGTCAGCTAATGTCGGAAACATGATCCAAGGAAAGATGACCAGCAGCATCACAATAACCCCCATCACCTCGGCCCCATCCAGACCTACTCAATCTGTG CACGGAACGGACGTGCAGTCATCTCGCTCCACGGCAACACGAATCCCCATGTCAAAAGGTATGAAAACAGGGAAAGCGGTCTTGTCCACAACGACACACACTGAGAGCCAGTCTATGAGAATTGAACTGAGGAAAACTGCAGTTTGCAGCTCTGCAGCCGGAGCCGGAGGAAATAGCTGA